In Gammaproteobacteria bacterium, the following are encoded in one genomic region:
- a CDS encoding YraN family protein, producing MKTSNSAQQRLKTITRGAWAEEQASQYLQEKGLQLITKNYRCKCGEIDLIMQQKNIIIFVEVRYRKNNFFGSAAESIDRRKQAKLIATAKHYLQSNKTVAQHPSRIDVIAMTGTTQIEWIKNAI from the coding sequence ATGAAAACCAGCAATAGCGCACAGCAGCGCTTGAAAACGATCACACGAGGTGCATGGGCAGAAGAGCAAGCAAGCCAATACCTTCAAGAAAAAGGGTTGCAATTAATTACGAAAAATTATCGCTGCAAATGTGGTGAAATTGACTTGATTATGCAACAAAAAAACATCATTATTTTTGTTGAAGTACGCTACCGGAAAAACAATTTTTTTGGCAGCGCAGCAGAAAGCATTGATCGACGCAAACAAGCAAAACTCATCGCTACTGCCAAGCATTACTTGCAATCGAACAAAACAGTCGCACAACACCCTTCACGTATTGACGTGATCGCCATGACCGGAACAACCCAGATAGAGTGGATAAAAAATGCAATTTAA